From the Cohaesibacter sp. ES.047 genome, one window contains:
- a CDS encoding DUF2892 domain-containing protein encodes MCLDRAVFAFAGFMVLLSVVLTMFVHPLFVWLTVFIGANLLQSAFTGFCPAAMIMKKFGVKPGSAF; translated from the coding sequence ATGTGTCTTGATCGTGCTGTGTTTGCCTTTGCGGGCTTTATGGTTCTTCTCTCTGTCGTGTTGACGATGTTCGTGCATCCGCTGTTTGTCTGGTTGACCGTGTTTATCGGTGCCAACCTGTTGCAGTCGGCCTTCACCGGGTTCTGCCCGGCGGCCATGATCATGAAAAAGTTTGGCGTCAAGCCGGGATCTGCATTCTGA
- a CDS encoding cytochrome b/b6 domain-containing protein, whose translation MTDIPSPTSGVPMPDPARKSTPGKHSPNKRPPNKRSVKIYTRYERFWHWSQALLIFILALSGFNLHGTLSFVPFPLAVMIHTFAAITLIVLWLFTTFWNFTTGQWRHYLPQNKGLFAVIKFYAWGIISGAPHPYAKTLKRKQNALQSLAYLTFMVIIGPALWLTGIAYLLYNLWAEFDSSRQLFSAVAFLHTAAAFAMITFVVVHVYMTTTGKTVFHYIRTMITGYEHIELTKAEEAYLEEQEPELLRHPKG comes from the coding sequence ATGACTGACATCCCTTCTCCAACCTCTGGTGTGCCAATGCCCGATCCGGCCAGAAAATCCACTCCCGGCAAGCACTCTCCGAACAAGCGGCCCCCAAACAAACGTTCAGTGAAGATCTACACACGCTACGAACGTTTCTGGCACTGGTCGCAGGCGCTGCTGATCTTCATCCTCGCCCTGTCAGGCTTCAACCTGCACGGCACGCTCAGCTTTGTGCCCTTCCCGCTAGCAGTGATGATCCATACCTTCGCGGCCATCACGCTCATCGTGCTGTGGCTCTTCACCACTTTCTGGAATTTCACCACCGGTCAGTGGCGTCATTATCTGCCCCAGAACAAGGGCCTGTTCGCGGTGATCAAATTCTATGCGTGGGGCATCATCTCAGGCGCACCACACCCCTATGCCAAAACGCTCAAACGCAAGCAGAATGCACTTCAGTCGCTGGCCTATCTCACCTTCATGGTGATCATCGGCCCGGCGCTCTGGCTCACCGGCATCGCCTATCTTCTTTATAATCTGTGGGCGGAGTTTGACAGCAGCCGGCAGCTCTTCTCGGCCGTTGCCTTCCTGCACACAGCCGCCGCCTTTGCAATGATCACCTTCGTTGTAGTCCATGTCTATATGACCACCACTGGCAAGACAGTGTTTCACTATATCCGCACCATGATCACCGGCTATGAGCATATCGAGTTGACCAAGGCCGAAGAAGCCTATCTCGAAGAACAGGAACCCGAACTCCTACGACATCCCAAAGGGTGA
- a CDS encoding class GN sortase, producing the protein MRKQKSSSSGLNRPIFATSLLLGLIGCGLVAWGLWIPAKAELAQYLLERAWQQGRVSGKPVKAWSWADSWPVARLTIPSLDFEAIILSEAGGESLAFGPVLLNQSAPIGSNGTSIISAHRDTHFKAMAQLKQGDFVTVETLDGSRDTYRIESLRTARWDQSGLSPNGMEPRLALTSCWPFDAITPGPMRFIAEGSLVKKTARLTASQ; encoded by the coding sequence TTGCGTAAACAGAAATCCAGCTCCTCCGGCCTAAACAGACCAATCTTCGCGACAAGCCTTCTTCTGGGCCTCATAGGGTGTGGCCTTGTGGCGTGGGGCCTCTGGATTCCGGCAAAGGCGGAGCTGGCGCAATATCTACTTGAGCGGGCCTGGCAGCAGGGTCGCGTCTCCGGCAAACCGGTCAAGGCATGGTCATGGGCTGACAGCTGGCCGGTCGCCCGCCTGACCATCCCATCGCTTGATTTCGAAGCCATCATCCTGAGCGAGGCCGGAGGCGAAAGCCTTGCATTCGGGCCCGTCCTGCTCAACCAATCCGCACCGATTGGCAGCAATGGCACCAGCATCATTTCGGCGCACAGGGATACCCACTTCAAGGCAATGGCGCAATTGAAACAGGGCGACTTCGTCACCGTTGAAACTCTTGATGGCAGCCGCGACACCTACCGGATCGAAAGCTTGCGCACCGCGCGCTGGGACCAGTCCGGCCTCAGCCCAAATGGCATGGAACCGCGCCTTGCCCTTACCTCCTGTTGGCCGTTCGACGCCATTACACCGGGTCCAATGCGGTTCATTGCCGAAGGATCTCTGGTCAAGAAAACCGCCCGGCTGACCGCATCGCAGTGA
- a CDS encoding marine proteobacterial sortase target protein encodes MRQTKSKRKAGERERHFVELGPKKSNHEQSISSAFKIWIGAYAAAVLLGLLIVPHVAHSAPIPNAEQIRAQAGQAPSAPLIRPDDMQSGGLLFKSKEEGRYIEAPKVATDIKLDITGPVARAVVTQKFANPSDAWLEGVYVFPLPDNAAVDRMKMKIGERLIEGIIKPKEEARQIYETAKREGKKASLLEQHRPNLFTNAVANIGPGESITIQIEYQQTIPRKNDEFSLRVPLVVAPRYNPTNLPLKPVMDLEANQSESMTGWGNTDPVPDRKAITAPVLDPEKHPKTNPVTLSVDLKPGFPIENVVSHYHDVTITPGEDNRVTLTLGKDAVPADKDFQLTWTGKPGKTPNLGLFHQTLTPDTSKTQSETANDEPGNTVTGEDYLLAYITPPYKLSQELAVPPREVVFVIDQSGSMAGPSIRQAKASLIEALGQLKPQDKFQIIRFNNKMAELFATPREATPEAIDLARSWVKAINADGGTEMLPAMMSALKDGNPDSGTLRQVIFLTDGAIGNERQLFEAVKSQKGRSRIFTVGIGSAPNSFFMSRAAEVGRGTFTHIGDVTEVKDKMGKLFTQLTSPVATDLKIELEGGEGVEASPSALPDLYRGEPVIMAIKAAKLGKTLKLTGRFNNQPWSMSVDITKAAPSKAIDTLWARGKIRQLENERLLSNDYASIDKSIEALGLKHHLVTRLTSLVAVDVTPSRPAEEELESKKVPLNLPDGWEFDKVFGEQAEVTADTAAPMQDPSVAPTPGSVSRTLKQRSNTAGFLKDTKQLLATTAAPAKRSAQLALAPTGTQQISLPKTSTASNLMILLGIAMLLIAGSLLACLQWRRIKPSSS; translated from the coding sequence ATGCGACAGACCAAATCCAAAAGGAAAGCGGGAGAACGGGAGCGGCACTTCGTCGAACTCGGCCCCAAGAAATCCAATCACGAGCAATCCATTTCATCGGCATTCAAGATCTGGATCGGCGCTTATGCAGCAGCCGTATTGCTGGGCCTTCTCATCGTGCCTCATGTCGCCCATTCAGCTCCGATACCAAACGCAGAGCAGATCCGGGCGCAGGCGGGCCAAGCGCCATCGGCACCGCTGATCAGGCCCGATGACATGCAGTCTGGCGGGCTGCTCTTCAAGTCCAAGGAGGAAGGCCGCTATATCGAAGCCCCCAAGGTCGCCACCGACATCAAGCTCGATATCACCGGACCAGTGGCTCGAGCTGTCGTCACCCAGAAATTCGCCAACCCCAGCGACGCCTGGCTCGAGGGTGTGTACGTGTTCCCCTTGCCGGACAATGCCGCTGTCGACCGCATGAAAATGAAGATTGGCGAGCGCTTGATCGAAGGCATCATCAAGCCAAAGGAAGAAGCCCGCCAGATCTACGAAACCGCCAAACGCGAGGGCAAGAAGGCGAGCCTTCTCGAACAGCACCGCCCCAACCTCTTCACCAATGCGGTTGCCAACATTGGCCCCGGTGAATCCATCACCATCCAGATCGAATATCAGCAGACCATACCGCGCAAGAATGACGAGTTTTCGCTTCGGGTTCCTCTCGTCGTTGCCCCGCGCTACAATCCGACCAACCTGCCACTCAAACCGGTCATGGACCTTGAAGCCAATCAGTCAGAAAGCATGACAGGCTGGGGCAACACGGATCCTGTGCCGGATCGCAAGGCGATCACTGCCCCGGTTCTCGATCCCGAAAAACACCCCAAGACCAATCCGGTTACCCTCTCTGTCGATCTCAAGCCGGGGTTTCCAATCGAGAACGTCGTCAGCCACTATCATGACGTGACAATCACGCCCGGCGAGGATAACCGCGTCACACTGACACTCGGAAAAGACGCGGTTCCCGCCGACAAGGATTTCCAGCTCACATGGACCGGCAAGCCGGGCAAGACGCCCAATCTGGGCCTCTTTCACCAGACCCTGACGCCCGACACTTCCAAGACCCAATCAGAAACCGCCAACGACGAACCTGGCAATACCGTCACCGGTGAAGACTATCTGCTTGCCTACATCACGCCACCTTACAAACTGAGCCAAGAGCTCGCCGTTCCGCCACGCGAAGTGGTTTTTGTCATCGACCAGTCCGGCTCCATGGCAGGCCCTTCCATCAGACAAGCCAAGGCCAGCCTGATCGAAGCGCTCGGCCAGCTCAAGCCGCAAGACAAATTCCAGATCATTCGGTTCAACAACAAAATGGCCGAGCTTTTCGCGACCCCTCGTGAGGCCACCCCGGAAGCCATCGATCTGGCCCGCAGTTGGGTCAAAGCCATCAATGCGGACGGCGGAACCGAGATGCTGCCCGCCATGATGAGCGCGCTCAAGGATGGCAATCCCGATTCTGGCACCCTCAGGCAGGTGATTTTTCTCACCGACGGGGCCATCGGCAATGAACGCCAGCTTTTCGAAGCCGTCAAATCCCAAAAGGGACGCTCGCGCATCTTCACCGTTGGCATCGGCTCGGCACCCAACAGCTTTTTCATGTCCCGTGCCGCTGAAGTGGGCCGGGGCACCTTCACCCACATTGGTGACGTGACCGAAGTGAAGGACAAGATGGGCAAGCTCTTCACCCAGCTCACCAGCCCTGTTGCCACGGACCTGAAGATCGAGCTCGAAGGTGGCGAAGGCGTTGAAGCCTCGCCAAGCGCCCTGCCCGATCTTTATCGCGGTGAGCCGGTCATCATGGCCATCAAGGCTGCAAAGCTCGGCAAGACCCTCAAACTCACCGGCCGCTTCAACAACCAGCCGTGGTCCATGTCAGTCGACATCACCAAGGCCGCACCGTCCAAGGCCATCGACACACTCTGGGCCCGCGGCAAGATCCGCCAGCTGGAGAATGAGCGGTTGCTGTCCAATGACTATGCCTCGATCGACAAATCAATTGAAGCGCTCGGCCTCAAGCATCATCTGGTCACGCGCCTCACCAGCCTTGTCGCCGTCGACGTGACCCCGTCCCGTCCGGCAGAGGAAGAACTCGAGAGCAAGAAAGTGCCGCTCAACCTGCCCGATGGCTGGGAGTTCGACAAGGTCTTTGGAGAACAGGCTGAGGTCACCGCCGATACTGCCGCACCGATGCAGGATCCATCCGTTGCCCCCACGCCGGGGTCGGTCTCCCGCACACTGAAGCAGCGCTCGAATACGGCAGGGTTCCTCAAGGACACCAAGCAGCTTCTGGCAACGACAGCCGCCCCCGCCAAGCGGTCGGCACAGCTGGCCCTCGCACCAACCGGAACACAGCAGATCAGTCTTCCCAAGACGTCGACGGCATCGAACCTGATGATCCTTTTGGGAATTGCCATGCTGCTTATCGCAGGAAGCCTTCTGGCATGCCTGCAATGGCGACGGATCAAACCCAGCTCGAGTTGA
- a CDS encoding tetrathionate reductase family octaheme c-type cytochrome translates to MTNLAMKKRPQWPAPQGLSGRVSLYLMLLIGLALGTTKAFAASEADAPLPHSPIKPATVQLSGKAPGATADHSKFEILQQDFKSGPEVTKACLKCHTEAADQIHDSIHWTWEYQNEKTGQTLGKRTVINAFCGNVASNEPRCTSCHAGYGWDDMRKAPPSAPEAVDCLVCHADTDLYSKYPTKAGHPLYKAITVNGKVIEPPDLTKAAQSVRNPQRQNCGSCHYYGGGGDGVKHGDLDSSLNHPGKELDVHMREDGLNMACTACHAGSGHRWPGSRYQTEAKPSTKTLSGGDTKTAKIRKLDQLAGLMTPTASCESCHSSKPHKANDLMGIKLNNHTDTVACQTCHIPEFARGGVATKTLWDWSTAGKLKDGKPYTLMDEHGHPSYMSKKGDFEYHENVQPHYAWFNGTTTWTLLDDTIDPSAPVEINALSGTATDGQSRIWPFKRMHSRQPYDAGTNKFVYNHVFGQDDTALWTNFDWSKSVPAAMDYIGKDFSGELGFVDTFMYWPITHMVAPKSQAVKCTECHANQGRLDGITGVYLPGRDSFRWLDFIGYAVFGLTLLGVLIHTLLRILFRNRDKEA, encoded by the coding sequence ATGACGAACCTTGCAATGAAGAAAAGACCGCAATGGCCCGCGCCCCAAGGGCTATCAGGGCGCGTCAGCCTTTACCTCATGCTTCTCATTGGTCTGGCCCTTGGCACCACAAAAGCATTTGCTGCTTCAGAGGCGGATGCACCGCTGCCGCATTCGCCGATCAAGCCAGCCACTGTACAGCTTTCAGGCAAGGCACCCGGTGCAACCGCTGACCATTCCAAATTTGAAATCCTGCAACAGGATTTCAAATCCGGCCCGGAGGTCACCAAGGCATGCCTCAAATGCCACACCGAAGCCGCAGACCAGATCCACGACTCCATTCACTGGACGTGGGAATATCAAAACGAAAAGACAGGCCAGACTCTGGGCAAGCGCACGGTGATCAATGCCTTTTGCGGCAATGTTGCCTCGAATGAACCCCGCTGCACCTCATGTCATGCAGGCTATGGCTGGGATGACATGCGCAAGGCACCACCGAGCGCACCAGAGGCGGTGGATTGTCTGGTCTGTCACGCCGACACGGATCTCTATAGCAAATATCCTACCAAGGCCGGTCACCCGCTGTACAAAGCCATTACGGTGAATGGCAAGGTCATCGAGCCGCCGGACCTGACCAAGGCGGCCCAGTCGGTCCGAAACCCGCAACGACAGAATTGCGGCTCCTGCCATTATTATGGCGGTGGCGGCGATGGCGTGAAGCATGGCGATCTCGACAGCTCGCTCAATCATCCCGGCAAAGAGCTCGACGTCCACATGCGCGAAGATGGCCTCAACATGGCCTGCACCGCCTGTCACGCAGGCTCTGGCCACCGATGGCCCGGCTCGCGCTATCAGACCGAAGCCAAACCTTCGACCAAAACCCTGAGCGGCGGGGACACCAAGACAGCCAAGATTCGCAAACTCGATCAGTTGGCCGGTCTCATGACGCCAACCGCTTCCTGCGAGAGCTGTCATTCGAGCAAGCCGCACAAAGCCAACGATCTCATGGGCATCAAGCTCAACAACCACACCGACACGGTCGCCTGCCAGACCTGCCACATTCCCGAATTTGCCCGTGGCGGGGTTGCCACCAAGACCCTGTGGGATTGGTCAACAGCCGGCAAGCTCAAGGACGGCAAGCCCTACACGCTCATGGATGAGCACGGCCATCCCAGCTACATGTCAAAAAAGGGCGATTTCGAGTATCACGAAAATGTCCAGCCGCATTATGCATGGTTCAATGGCACAACGACCTGGACGCTTCTCGATGACACCATCGACCCGTCCGCCCCCGTGGAAATCAACGCTTTGAGCGGCACGGCAACGGATGGGCAATCCCGCATCTGGCCCTTCAAGCGCATGCATTCGCGCCAGCCCTATGACGCGGGCACAAACAAGTTTGTCTATAACCATGTCTTCGGACAGGACGACACGGCACTCTGGACCAATTTTGACTGGAGCAAATCGGTGCCTGCGGCCATGGATTACATCGGCAAGGATTTCTCAGGCGAACTCGGCTTTGTCGATACCTTCATGTACTGGCCGATCACCCACATGGTTGCCCCCAAATCACAAGCCGTCAAATGCACCGAATGTCATGCCAACCAAGGCCGTCTTGATGGGATCACCGGTGTCTACCTGCCCGGACGGGATTCCTTCCGGTGGCTTGATTTCATCGGATATGCAGTCTTTGGCCTCACGCTGCTTGGCGTCTTGATCCACACACTGCTGCGCATTCTCTTCCGCAACCGCGACAAAGAGGCATAA